CGGACAACCTGCGCCGCCTGCAGCCCGTCGTGAGCATTGCCTCGACCAGCTTCCGCTTGCCCATGTCGCAGGCCTTCGACGAGCCGGAAGGGCAGGTGGGCCTATCGCAAATGTCGATCCCCCAACTGTTGGAGCGGCGTCGTGAGCTACAGGAGGTCGCCGCCACGGCAGACGACCCCACGGTGGCCGAAGAGGCCCGCATCCAGGCCGGGACGGCCATTTACCTCGCCAACCGCTCGGTCGCGATGGCCTTCAGCATCCTTTCGCTGGCCTTGATCGGCATCCCGCTGGGCATTAAGGCCGCGCGCCGCGAGACGCACGCCAATATCGCCCTCGCGCTCGCTCTGGCGATGGCCTATTACCTGGGGATGTTGATCGTGGACTGGGCCGACAAGAGCCCGCACCTGCACCCGGAATGGCTCGTCTGGCTCCCCAATTTCGTCTGCCAGGCGGTAGGCGTCTGGCTCCTGCGCCGCGCCGGGCGCTGGTAGCCCTTAATTCCCCGCCGGCACCAGCCGGTAGCGGCCTGTCACCTCCACCTTCAGCTCGGTATCGCCGGTAGAGAGGCCGGGTAGGGACTTAACGTTGCGGGAGAGGTAGTTAACCTCAGTTTCAAATACCTCGGCTACTGCGTCCGTCACGCGTGCATCGGTGTAGCGTTGAAGCGAAAAGGAGACCAGCTCCAGCTTCATGCCGCTCATGTTGCCATAGCTGGCGGCGCGGGCTTTCAGCTCGGCAAAGGCCTGGGTTTCCAGATCGGCCCAGAGGGTCTGGTCAAATTCACGCTGCGGCTGGATGCCGTCGAAGGTGACCCGATTGGAGCCGTCGACGAGGCTGGCGAGAGCGATGAACTCCGCGTTGTTGCGGATCGTGACGCTCACGCGGCTGTTGAGCTGGTAGCTCTTCACCTTGTCCGAAAACCAGCCTTGGTTGGCGTTGCTGGTGAAGCTCTGGGTGTGGATCGCGTCGTCGGCAAAACCCTTGGCCTTGAGGGCCTGGCGGATGCGATTCTCTTCCCGCTGCAGGGCGCTGAGCGCGTCGTTGAGCGTGCGTTCCTCGACTTCCAGCTTCAGTTGCACCTCTGCCTGTTGGGCTTCGAGCAGCTTGGTG
The Verrucomicrobiota bacterium JB022 DNA segment above includes these coding regions:
- a CDS encoding SIMPL domain-containing protein → MISFLRPLTTCALLCLALPAAARAEVTYTGTPEELRNILLADQQHPEISFSSTATKLLEAQQAEVQLKLEVEERTLNDALSALQREENRIRQALKAKGFADDAIHTQSFTSNANQGWFSDKVKSYQLNSRVSVTIRNNAEFIALASLVDGSNRVTFDGIQPQREFDQTLWADLETQAFAELKARAASYGNMSGMKLELVSFSLQRYTDARVTDAVAEVFETEVNYLSRNVKSLPGLSTGDTELKVEVTGRYRLVPAGN